A part of Liolophura sinensis isolate JHLJ2023 chromosome 1, CUHK_Ljap_v2, whole genome shotgun sequence genomic DNA contains:
- the LOC135475003 gene encoding NACHT, LRR and PYD domains-containing protein 1a allele 5-like, with amino-acid sequence MCFFNSPHRPTTDIKTLKDLIEKMFEGESRTIAFVQGAAGTGKSTLCRKLAYLWATNDHHIYHRHLDLVLLVEALSVVSDNENPCYSIVRQLFPADFDLSEDDICKTIKKCGEKCLLIIDGVDELTQEGKSTVKELLRGGFLRHTNVVITGRPESVPEFIKDASFHFEITGFTKDNALEYVRKHFSDDECEQRDRLLEALEDGDEIVNFPANPLHLLLLCLLVQENVDTITFNSYKIVEQFIRFLCKGYLGKSDVEKNISETDLFRAACKIAKVGLEKNKLKFEESMIKEVLPGELGEHFLKSGVLTTDCTGSRLSTTIFWSFPHKSIQEYLSAVHLVTSDEDISHDFTQTVDHFYQLKGTFFMNLDLRQKQGLPIREQLSQALENVCPHYKKLKPGYQKYVGRVTCEKRNSEDGKFQDRVEMFQDILTSVFEMDQSVINTCISIIRENDDMLRSFITECRDDMASEFLQKIVPIPLTDDRDFETIRLWNFDVTYSVGHIDHREIVWPHFYDVYFDHSPVYTGEVPRHQRGSRLPWIHCNCLTDATFILPYDSPPVAVLSILLLPGMDDFQFAYKFSDYLKAVKKGLTLLLIAPNLQCEEDLSRVKLLRLINKCENPNVKIHFDWRVIPYQYFKEEKDENGHFKMTAEHRITKPVHHMYYDKYCPF; translated from the coding sequence atgtgttttttcaacAGTCCACACAGACCAACAACTGACATCAAAACCTTAAAAGATCTCATCGAAAAGATGTTTGAAGGCGAAAGCAGAACCATTGCGTTTGTACAAGGAGCAGCGGGAACAGGAAAAAGCACCTTGTGCAGGAAACTGGCCTACCTCTGGGCCACAAACGACCATCACATTTACCATCGTCATTTGGATTTAGTTTTGCTAGTTGAAGCTCTTTCAGTGGTCAGTGATAATGAAAACCCGTGTTACAGCATCGTAAGACAGCTATTTCCTGCAGACTTTGATTTGAGCGAAGACGATATATGCAAAACCATTAAGAAATGTGgagaaaaatgtttgttgatCATCGATGGTGTTGATGAGCTAACACAGGAAGGTAAATCGACAGTCAAAGAGTTATTACGTGGAGGCTTTCTCCGTCACACTAATGTAGTGATAACAGGACGGCCAGAATCGGTGCCTGAATTTATTAAAGATGCCAGTTTTCATTTTGAGATAACAGGCTTCACCAAAGACAATGCGTTAGAGTATGTCCGTAAACACTTCTCGGATGATGAATGTGAACAGAGAGACAGGCTCCTGGAAGCACTGGAGGACGGTGATGAAATAGTTAATTTTCCCGCTAACCCATTGCACTTATTACTTCTATGTCTGCTTGTACAAGAAAACGTGGATACAATTACGTTTAACAGTTACAAAATTGTAGAACAATTCATTAGGTTTCTTTGTAAGGGTTATCTTGGGAAAAGTGACGTGGAGAAAAATATCAGCGAGACAGATCTGTTTCGGGCTGCTTGTAAGATTGCTAAAGTGGGATTAGAAAAAAACAAGTTGAAGTTTGAAGAAAGCATGATAAAAGAAGTTTTACCCGGTGAACTGGGTGAGCATTTTCTGAAGTCCGGTGTGCTGACCACAGATTGTACAGGATCCAGATTAAGTACGACTATATTCTGGTCATTCCCACATAAGTCCATACAAGAGTATCTCTCTGCGGTGCATCTTGTCACATCGGACGAAGATATTTCACATGATTTCACTCAAACCGTCGACCATTTTTATCAGCTGAAGGGCACGTTTTTCATGAACCTCGATCTCCGTCAAAAACAAGGTTTACCAATCCGCGAGCAGTTGTCGCAAGCTCTAGAAAATGTTTGTCCTCATTACAAAAAACTGAAGCCCGGATACCAGAAATATGTGGGACGTGTGACATGTGAGAAAAGGAACAGTGAAGATGGTAAATTTCAGGATCGAGTGGAAATGTTCCAAGATATCCTTACCTCTGTTTTTGAAATGGATCAGAgtgtaataaatacatgtatcagtattaTTCGCGAAAACGATGATATGTTGAGGTCTTTCATAACGGAATGTCGAGATGATATGGCGTCTGAATTTTTGCAGAAAATTGTACCAATACCTCTTACAGATGACCGTGATTTCGAGACTATTAGACTTTGGAATTTTGATGTCACGTATAGCGTTGGCCATATAGACCATCGCGAAATTGTCTGGCCTCATTTCTACGATGTGTACTTCGACCACTCACCTGTATATACTGGTGAAGTGCCCCGTCACCAAAGAGGATCGCGATTACCATGGATTCACTGTAACTGCCTCACAGATGCTACGTTCATATTACCCTACGACAGTCCACCGGTGGCAGTCCTCAGTATTCTCCTGTTACCAGGCATGGACGATTTCCAGTTTGCGTACAAATTTAGCGACTATTTGAAGGCAGTCAAAAAGGGGCTGACTCTTTTGTTGATAGCACCAAATCTGCAGTGTGAGGAGGATCTGAGCCGTGTGAAGCTGCTCCGCTTGATTAACAAATGTGAGAATCCCAATGTCAAAATTCACTTTGACTGGCGTGTCATCCCATATCAGTACTTCAAGGAAGAAAAAGATGAAAATGGCCATTTTAAGATGACGGCAGAACACCGCATCACCAAACCAGTACACCACATGTACTATGATAAATACTGTCCTTTTTAG